One window from the genome of Salvia splendens isolate huo1 unplaced genomic scaffold, SspV2 ctg959, whole genome shotgun sequence encodes:
- the LOC121791892 gene encoding G-type lectin S-receptor-like serine/threonine-protein kinase At2g19130: MIMRTFPKVILALIILCFSNNKILSHAADTLSPNQTLSGDQTIVSSGGNFELGFFSPGKSSNYYIGIWYGKITEKTVIWVANREAPISDKNSAQLKISDGNLMLVNESQIEVWSTGLGATDSRSSASAVLLDDGNLVLRQGLGSNSSSPALNLWESYNNPSHTWMPGAKIGYNKITKKKQILTSWKNSEDPAPGLFTLEPDLNKSQYVIRRNNSEQYWASGAWAGVVFSGVPEMRTALKNGYNFTYVDNENESYYMYTIRDPSIISRQIMDVSGQVKQLLWVGNSWNVYWSVPKQCEVPAYCGEFGVCTEPSFPFCSCLRGFKHRFEDEWELNDFSAGCVREDALECGDADRRKDEFMMSPGMGLPQYSRLLRVKSRGECESACSSECSCTAYAYDEGGCSLWDGGILNLQWVGEGNSSGRTIYIRLSAYSSVFRGQKSDKGVIIGAAVGCSVVALVMLTVLAELWKRWRRSVETNKVVEGSLVAFKYKDLQNVTKNFSDKLGGGGFGSVYRGTLPNSTVVAVKKLESVNQGEKQFRAEVGTIGTIQHVNLVRLLGLCREGEKQLLVYEYLQNGSLDLHLFKVDESKVLEWSTRYQIALGIARGLVYLHEKCRDCIIHCDIKPENILLDADFCPKVGDFGLAKLIGRDFSRVLTTMRGTRGYLAPEWLSGVAITTKADVYSYGMLLFELVSGRRNTDLSADDTANFFPSLAATVTVNGGDILGLLDPSLEGDADEEEVSTICKVACWCVQDDEHMRPSMSRVVQILEGVVAVSSPPIPQGLKVLLAARPEQLLFFIDSSTTAN, from the coding sequence ATGATCATGAGAACCTTTCCTAAGGTGATTCTTGCTCTGATCATCCTATGTTTCAGCAACAACAAAATTTTGTCACATGCAGCTGACACCCTTTCTCCAAACCAAACTCTCTCCGGTGATCAAACCATCGTTTCCTCGGGTGGAAATTTCGAGCTCGGGTTTTTCTCTCCAGGTAAATCTTCCAACTACTACATAGGCATATGGTACGGAAAAATCACTGAGAAAACTGTGATCTGGGTTGCCAATAGAGAAGCTCCCATTTCAGACAAGAACTCTGCCCAACTCAAGATATCAGATGGTAATCTGATGCTTGTAAACGAATCCCAAATCGAGGTTTGGTCAACTGGTTTAGGTGCCACAGATTCAAGAAGTTCTGCATCTGCTGTGCTTCTTGATGATGGGAACTTGGTTTTAAGACAAGGGTTAGGCTCGAATTCTTCATCTCCGGCACTAAATTTATGGGAAAGTTATAATAACCCTTCTCATACATGGATGCCTGGTGCAAAAATTGGGTATAACAAGATTACTAAAAAGAAGCAAATTCTTACATCATGGAAAAACTCAGAGGATCCTGCTCCTGGATTGTTCACACTCGAGCCGGATCTGAATAAGAGCCAATATGTAATAAGGAGGAATAATAGTGAGCAGTATTGGGCTAGTGGAGCTTGGGCTGGTGTGGTTTTTAGTGGAGTGCCCGAAATGAGGACGGCTCTTAAGAATGGCTACAATTTCACCTACGTTGACAATGAGAATGAGAGCTATTACATGTACACCATTCGTGATCCATCAATTATCTCAAGGCAGATTATGGATGTGTCGGGGCAAGTGAAGCAGCTACTGTGGGTGGGAAATAGCTGGAACGTGTACTGGTCTGTGCCGAAACAGTGTGAAGTTCCTGCTTATTGTGGAGAGTTTGGTGTGTGCACTGAGCCCTCATTTCCATTCTGTAGTTGTTTGAGGGGATTCAAGCATAGGTTTGAAGATGAATGGGAGTTGAATGATTTCTCTGCTGGTTGTGTGAGAGAGGATGCTTTGGAGTGTGGGGATGCTGATAGGAGAAAAGATGAGTTTATGATGAGTCCTGGCATGGGGTTGCCTCAGTACTCTCGACTGTTGAGGGTCAAGAGCAGAGGCGAATGTGAATCTGCCTGCTCAAGTGAGTGCTCTTGCACGGCTTATGCATATGATGAAGGCGGATGTTCGCTTTGGGATGGAGGCATATTGAATCTGCAATGGGTTGGTGAAGGAAATAGCAGTGGGAGGACTATCTACATTAGACTTTCTGCTTATTCCTCGGTGTTCCGAGGCCAAAAGAGTGATAAGGGTGTCATAATTGGTGCTGCAGTGGGTTGTTCTGTGGTTGCGTTGGTCATGTTAACAGTTTTGGCTGAACTGTGGAAGAGGTGGAGACGAAGTGTTGAGACAAATAAAGTGGTGGAGGGTTCTCTGGTGGCCTTTAAATACAAAGATTTGCAGAATGTAACTAAGAATTTCTCAGATAAGTTGGGTGGAGGGGGTTTCGGATCGGTTTATAGAGGAACTTTACCTAATTCAACAGTTGTGGCTGTGAAGAAACTTGAGAGCGTTAACCAAGGCGAGAAGCAGTTCAGGGCAGAAGTAGGCACCATTGGCACAATCCAACATGTGAATCTTGTTAGGCTTCTTGGATTATGTCGTGAAGGTGAGAAGCAGTTGTTAGTCTATGAGTACCTGCAAAATGGTTCCTTAGATTTGCATCTCTTCAAAGTTGATGAGTCTAAGGTTTTGGAGTGGAGCACGAGGTATCAGATCGCACTGGGAATAGCTAGAGGCCTAGTGTATCTCCATGAAAAGTGCAGGGACTGCATCATTCACTGTGATATAAAGCCGGAGAACATTCTTCTTGATGCTGACTTCTGTCCCAAGGTGGGAGATTTCGGCTTGGCAAAGCTCATTGGTCGTGATTTCAGCCGGGTTCTGACAACAATGCGAGGAACTAGAGGTTACCTTGCACCTGAGTGGTTATCAGGAGTTGCCATCACAACTAAAGCAGATGTATACAGCTATGGGATGTTGCTATTTGAGCTTGTATCAGGAAGGCGAAACACAGATCTTTCAGCTGATGATACTGCTAACTTCTTCCCTTCATTGGCTGCAACTGTGACAGTAAATGGAGGTGACATACTTGGTCTTCTAGACCCTTCGTTGGAAGGAGATGCTGATGAAGAAGAGGTGTCGACAATATGCAAAGTCGCTTGCTGGTGTGTTCAAGATGATGAACATATGAGACCTTCCATGAGCCGTGTTGTGCAGATTCTTGAGGGAGTTGTGGCTGTAAGCTCGCCTCCGATTCCACAGGGTCTCAAAGTCCTTTTAGCTGCAAGACCGGAACAACTATTGTTCTTCATTGATTCCTCCACAACAGCAAATTAG